Proteins encoded in a region of the Alosa sapidissima isolate fAloSap1 chromosome 19, fAloSap1.pri, whole genome shotgun sequence genome:
- the fbxo30a gene encoding F-box only protein 30a, whose protein sequence is MEELHPHCLTCVNRRCMTRPEPGSSCDLMGCPLVCGAVYHSCKAGEHRLLCPLERVPCLNSGFGCPFTLPRGRLAEHLSICPASVVCCTMEWNRWPVSYADHKSYEHLSCGGGSGGGGNGNAGFGGSEAEPVEQLDMALALQDQRMLLESLRVTTTVTRATKDEGHPQPLIQKQPLQYHHQQQQQQQQQQQQQQQQLQQQQQQQTPRPSSVDLTRGLMDMQQESYSELYKASVETSRSLAAALDILTSANKEIDLLMDSLAEKEPRNGTRHSAGEVNGECRRGSKDVENVEMKEGDSDSECELGAVGGVDLNHANGMSWESHNGFGKAIEVIVDGRDSDAEEREMQCVKSRRKEKPLCNGFHRPESRGAHHHRRSQHRLQGSGQNGSTDHQPEVVLHSRPVVVVEPAIAHHATFSVPCLSLPVQKALPHPEQRALPLTSHRGMVEEVGEGLYRNGEGLQPLVVVDGDDLALDLEQVLQPLVAVEDGALQEDEAELPPLVVREELEDVELQPLVVEAGEELEAVAVGPPVNGEGAAGGDGADRWLERKLHSLQVLQGVFNFNGRRAVPCYRLGYRSKMEDKAVDTLDLEVSEDPMGLHGIDLITAALLFCLGDSPSGRGISDSRFVDGYRMDFGTQTFSFPSAILATNTMVGDIASASACDHASPQLSNPSPFHTLRLDLVLECVARYQTKQRSMFTFVCGQLFRRDEFSSHFKNVHGDIHAGLNGWMEQRCPLAYYGCTYSQRRFCPSMQGSRIVHDRHLGSFGVQFNVPALPYPATTDRIGTKRKTCQYGNQCDHLSMLPFEVLQHVASFLDGFSLCQLSRVSHTMRDVCASLLQGRGMVVLLWQKVRQPNGSNSWQIKDKVWRFSTAFGTVNEWKFANISSMADHLKTCKFNMVARREEAIPLPCMCFTRELTREGRSLRSVLKPVL, encoded by the exons ATGGAGGAGCTGCACCCCCACTGCCTGACATGCGTGAACCGGAGGTGCATGACGCGGCCGGAGCCGGGGTCCTCGTGCGACCTGATGGGCTGCCCGCTGGTGTGCGGCGCCGTCTACCACTCCTGCAAGGCCGGCGAGCACCGGCTGCTCTGCCCGCTGGAGCGGGTGCCCTGCCTGAACAGCGGCTTCGGCTGCCCGTTCACACTGCCACGCGGGCGCCTGGCTGAACACCTGAGCATCTGCCCGGCCAGCGTGGTGTGCTGCACCATGGAGTGGAACCGCTGGCCGGTCAGCTATGCGGACCACAAGTCTTACGAACACCTGAGCTGCGGAGGCGGTAGCGGCGGTGGCGGCAACGGCAACGCCGGCTTCGGCGGCAGCGAGGCGGAGCCCGTGGAGCAGCTGGACATGGCGCTGGCGCTGCAGGACCAGCGCATGCTGTTGGAGTCGCTCCGCGTCACCACCACCGTCACCAGAGCCACCAAAGACGAGGGCCATCCCCAGCCGCTGATCCAGAAACAGCCACTTCAgtaccaccaccagcagcagcagcaacaacaacaacaacaacaacaacagcagcagcaacttcaacaacaacaacaacagcagacgCCGAGGCCTTCGTCGGTGGACCTGACACGCGGACTTATGGACATGCAGCAGGAGTCGTACAGTGAGCTCTACAAGGCCTCAGTGGAGACCAGCCGGAGCCTGGCGGCGGCGCTGGACATCTTGACCAGTGCCAACAAGGAGATCGACCTGCTCATGGACAGCTTGGCCGAGAAGGAACCACGCAATGGCACACGACACTCTGCCGGAGAGGTCAACGGCGAGTGTCGGCGCGGCAGCAAGGATGTAGAGAACGTGGAGATGAAGGAAGGCGACTCGGACTCAGAATGCGAACTGGGGGCAGTGGGAGGGGTGGACCTCAACCACGCCAACGGCATGAGCTGGGAGAGCCATAATGGCTTCGGCAAGGCCATCGAGGTCATCGTGGACGGAAGAGACAGCGACGCAGAGGAGCGAGAGATGCAGTGTGTCAAGTCCCGGAGGAAGGAGAAGCCCCTGTGTAATGGATTTCACCGCCCCGAGAGCAGAGGGGCACATCACCACCGGCGGAGCCAGCACAGACTGCAGGGCAGTGGGCAGAACGGGTCCACCGACCACCAGCCAGAGGTGGTGCTCCACTCCAGgcccgtggtggtggtggagcctGCCATAGCTCACCACGCCACTTTCTCTGTCCCCTGCTTATCACTGCCAGTGCAGAAGGCCCTCCCTCATCCAGAACAGAGGGCCCTCCCCTTAACCAGTCACCGTGGGATGGTTGAGGAGGTCGGGGAAGGGCTCTACAGGAATGGGGAGGGACTGCAGccactggtggtggtggacgGGGACGATCTTGCCCTGGATTTGGAACAAGTGCTTCAGCCACTGGTGGCGGTCGAAGACGGGGCGCTTCAGGAGGATGAGGCCGAGCTCCCACCGCTAGTGGTGCGCGAGGAGCTGGAGGATGTGGAGCTGCAGCCGTTGGTGGTGGAGGCGGGCGAGGAGTTGGAGGCGGTGGCGGTGGGGCCGCCGGTGAATGGGGAGGGGGCCGCCGGTGGGGACGGTGCTGACCGCTGGCTGGAGCGCAAGCTGCACAGCCTGCAGGTGCTCCAGGGCGTGTTCAACTTCAACGGGCGCCGAGCCGTGCCGTGCTACCGCCTCGGGTACCGCAGCAAGATGGAGGACAAGGCGGTGGACACGCTGGACCTGGAGGTGTCGGAGGACCCCATGGGCCTGCACGGCATCGACCTGATCACGGCGGCGCTGCTCTTCTGCCTGGGCGACTCGCCGAGCGGCCGCGGCATCTCGGACAGCCGCTTCGTGGACGGCTACCGCATGGACTTCGGCACGCAGACCTTCTCCTTCCCGTCGGCCATCCTGGCCACCAACACCATGGTGGGCGACATCGCCTCGGCGTCGGCCTGCGACCACGCCAGCCCGCAGCTGTCCAACCCGAGCCCGTTCCACACGTTGCGCCTGGACCTGGTGTTGGAGTGCGTGGCGCGCTACCAGACCAAGCAGCGCTCCATGTTCACCTTCGTGTGCGGCCAGCTGTTCCGCCGCGACGAGTTCTCGTCGCACTTCAAGAACGTGCACGGCGACATCCACGCCGGCCTCAACGGCTGGATGGAGCAGCGCTGCCCGCTGGCCTACTACGGCTGCACGTACTCGCAGCGGCGCTTCTGCCCGTCCATGCAGGGCTCGCGCATCGTCCACGACCGTCACCTGGGCTCCTTTGGCGTGCAGTTCAACGTCCCCGCCCTGCCCTACCCCGCCACCACCGACCGCATCGGCACCAAGCGCAAGACGTGCCAGTACGGGAACCAGTGCGACCACCTGAGCATGTTGCCCTTCGAGGTCCTCCAGCACGTGGCCAGCTTCCTGGACGGCTTCAGCCTGTGCCAGCTGTCCCGCGTCTCACACACCATGAGGGACGTGTGTGCCAGTCTGCTGCAGGGCAGGGGCATGGTCGTGCTGCTCTGGCAGAAGGTTCGCCAGCCCAACGGCTCCAACTCCTGGCAGATCAAAGACAAG GTGTGGCGGTTCAGCACAGCCTTCGGCACGGTGAACGAGTGGAAGTTTGCCAACATCTCCAGCATGGCCGACCACCTGAAGACGTGCAAGTTCAACATGGTTGCCCGCCGCGAGGAGGCCATCCCCCTTCCCTGCATGTGCTTCACCCGTGAGCTGACCCGTGAGGGACGCTCACTCCGCTCCGTCCTCAAGCCAGTGttataa